The Larimichthys crocea isolate SSNF chromosome XII, L_crocea_2.0, whole genome shotgun sequence region TCTACGTACCACTACAGACCACAGTTCCACAGAGGTCAGTCCTGCTCGGGATCTTTGATTAACCAGTTTGAGTTTGTCTCAGAGTTAACTGAGTCTTGCTTTGTGTCTTCGTTCCAGTGACGATAGCTGCAGTAGTGATCTTCATGTATGCCTGGCTCGTGCCAATTGGTTTATGGGGTTTCCTGACCTGGCGGCAAGGGACTGAGAGGCAGATCGGAGGCTATTCCTTCctggagactgtgtgtgtctatggTTACTCCCTCTTCATCTATATCCCGACATCGGTGAGTCCAACACTGTTTCCTGAGTTTTACTAGACATACTATGCCAAGCATCAGTGAACAACATGTAACCTTGTCGTCTCCAGGTTTTGTGGATCATTCCATATGAGTGGGTGCGCTGGACACTCATcgtggttgccatggtgatctCTGGCTCAGTTCTTGTACTCACTTTCTGGCCCGTTGTCCGTGACGACACCAAGGTGATGGCCGTGGCTACGGTTGCGACCATAGTGGTTTTGCACACACTGCTGGCTATCGGCTGTAAGGTTAGTGAGCTCTGTGGTTGCAGCCTCATGTCAGCCGTACATGTTTAATCCGGAATACTTCattgcttctctctcttccttcagATGTACTTCTTCCAGACAGCAGTCCATGTACCAGCATCAGACCCTACAGCCCAGCCGATTCAATTAACACAGCCCACTGAACATCACTGACCAAAGGACATGAAGGATAAAGTGTCTGTTGTGTTTggaaacacatgcagacataaaACTGTATAGACCGGCTGGATGAGGCAATTGATTATTGCCATTGTGTGATTTGTTCAATACGGGGAtgggtgtgaatggttgtcttaTTTATCCTGAGGTGGTTCTACTGTGAGCACTTTTTTCTCTGCAATAACTGTACATTTCTACTGTGATGTTTCAGGATGTGGTGCATTGAACTACTCTAGCATGGCTTCCTTAACACTGTGATTGCCCTCGTTCCATCAAAAGAAGACATTTAGAATCAATAGGAAAGTAAAGAGTAACCTCCAATCATAAGACTATGCTGCTTCCTTCTCACAAGATATCAGATTGACAGCAAgttatttaacttaaataagTCACAGAAATAAATTTCACCAGATTGTGGTGATTACTGATACATCAGTATCAGTATTGGTTTGCATCAAGTACTCGTCCTACAAAGTGATGACAAAGCACCTTGGTTGCATAGCGTGCATTCCTCCATAAAACAGTTGCAACTAAAATTGCTGTCCAAAAGTAAAGTGATTTCATATCTGAGCATAGTGAAACTGACATGATAAATCTTTTGATTGTATAGTTTATAAAAGATCAGAAAATGGAGATACAATTtccagagaaaacagaggaagaaggggCCAGATTGTGCCGACATTGTATGAATGTAGCAGTTTCCTgttgtgacatgtcaaaatgtgttcCATGCTAACGGATAATTACCTTGAAATTTGTTGCAAAAAGTTACAATCTCCCTCAAGATAAGTCATGTTCTAACTTTAGTCATCAAATAGAAATTTCAGTTTTTCCACTATAACTAAATACGTGAAAATCTAATGACATTTAACCCTTCGCTGTATTTTGTGTTCAGTGCTACTTAGCAAATGTTAGCTTGCTAGCATGCTAAACTAAAACGATGACCATGGTAAGCATTATACCTGCCAAACAGCATGTTGGCATTATTTCTTTACGTTAGCATGCTGACGTTGTCTTGGCACAGCCACAAGGAGCTGCTTTCATGGCTGTCCACGCAAAAAGACTTGCTTGATAAATGACGTGGGTTAAGTATCTGTCTGAATTAATCAcgactaatcatttcagcacaaAGTGAAATGTTCTCATGATTGCACCTCAGACTCATTTGGATGGCGAAGCAGGTTCAGTTCCTCTCTCCCAGCAGTTTTCAGCAACTTATGTAAAATTTTGGGAGTTAATGGATGTTTTGTGACTTTACTTTAATTGcatttatgatttattgtaaGTTGAGGAATAGAGTTATCTCTGCAGAATTATTTATTCCCTACTGTAATGCTGTTTagggtttgattttttttcttaataaacTTAGTCTTGCTCCCTATTGTCTGTCCACAATTACTTTGTGTTTCATCCAGTGCTTCACAGTTATTGAATAACTATTACTCTCACAGTCACATTTATAATTTCCCTTCAAGGATGaataaatctatctatctatctatctatctatctatctatctatctatctattagcACATATTTCCATGGTATTCCAGTATGATATCAAGCTCTTTAATTAGATGACCTACATCTAAAGCTGCAGTCTGAATACTATTCAGAGACCTTTCAAGAGTtccaagagttttttttttttttaacctggaATTAATTAAGTTTGAgtgaaacattataaaacattgtAATTGTTCTATTAATTAACTGTAGGTGATCCTGCTTTTAACGCCTTACTGATAAGTATGTAAGTAGTCATCAGTAAAGTGTTCCCtgtcctatatatatatacacctgtatattttatataactaTAAAAATATCTCACAGGCTTGATGAGGGAAATGCACTCAGCTGAAAGTTTACTCGTAAATTGTGTCAGTgcatgatttaatgatttaatatgcattatttatcaaacacacaatataatGAAACTGCATTTTTCTGATCCGAGTTTTACAATGAAAAATTACGAGTGTAACGTGATGCATACCCAAAGCATCGGCCAGCACCTCTATCAGCTTTCATCGGGTCACATAGtgaaactaaataaacacactgatcaCCCAGGCATTGATAAACAGAGCCCAACAGGTTTTGCATGACTCATTTAACAGCTGTTAACAGTTACAGTGTGAGCGGtcttaccttaaaatgagcagggtttttttttttttgcatcatatAGAATCCAGCTTAAACTAATAAACAAGCAGGCTGAGCAAACCAGGTTTCCTTCTTGAGAAAATGATCGTTTTCCACCCATTTTGTGAACGAGATCACCCAGTAGTGGTTACAGTTTTAAATCAGCTATTCAGTTGTTTATAAGATTTAAATCTTTATGGCCAATACATGTTTTCATAGATACCTGATCAGATAATGTGGCAACCCTCAGGCTGTACCAGCTGTAGCACTGGAAGGAGTGTGAGCTGACACCAAAATTGAAGCTGTTATTTTTAGGCTTTAGTTTAGTTCAACCATGACAGAACTAAACACATAGAGTTAAGGGTCCAATGTCTAAGACACAGGGGGATTTATTGGCAGaatgggaaaaaaatagaatgcataagtatgttttcacaAGTGGATAATCATTAACCCAAATCATTACCTTGGgtgaatgagccttttatatctacagacagagCAGGTCCATGTTGCGGGTGCTAAagcagcccagaatggacaaaccaaactagactctagatagggccttttgaGTGAAATCTAGTTAAGTGTAAAGTATTTGAATTACACATATTGTCCAATAAATTGCTATTGACTGATGACACACAGACTGTCAGAAGAAACAAACCTTCTTCCTCACAGTGGATGCTCACATGATGAGAATGGTGGTAGATGACACCCAAAGTCAGCCTAAAGCAACACACATCCTGAATTTGttattctgattctgacatAATGCCAAATGGCATTAAAGATTGTAATGTAATCTTAGATTTAGTTTAGATTTTAGGTATAAACCAGAATGTGTCCATAACATTTCAAAGTCTTCttggtgggaaccacacatgcagatgtcATCTGTTCTGTATCTCACAAGAAAGCAGTTGGgaccaaaaatatcaaatttgaTTTATCAGACCAAAGCACAGATACACTGGTCTTATGTCCATTCTCTGTGTTATTTTAGCCTGGGcaattctcttcttcttgttggtctccctcTTTAGTGGTTTCCTTTGCAGCAATTTGACCATGAAGGTCCAATTCAAGCAGCCGTCTTCAAACatttgatgttgagatgtgtctgctatttgaactctgtgaagcgTTTATGTGGGCTCTAACCTCAGGTACCGTTAATTGTTGATTTCCTAATGAACTTATCCTCAGAAGAGAGCAGAAGAGGTAACTCATGGGTCTTACTTTCCGGCTGTGGTCTTCATGAGCCAGTTTCAACATAgcatttgatgtttgatgtgaCTGAACTTGAAGACATTAAAGGTTTTTGAAATTCTCTGGCTGACCAGGTCTTAAAGTAATGGTGGATTGCTGTTTCTCTTGAAcagttcttgccataatatgaatTACTACAGTAGTTGAATAGGGCTATTCACTGTATGCCAACACTGCCCCTGAGCAACACCACTGAATACAATCACTAATTAACTTTTCATAAGGCTCACCTGTTAATTGAAATTCAAGATGATCAACTCATGAACTTTGCCTTTCACACTTACAGTATAATTctattaattaaaatgtgtcatttcagttttgatgtcttcagtatCAATGTATAATGTAGAAAGTCATGGTATTTTCAAAgcttttgtttgtattattgctgtatatttttattattgttaacaGATGGTTCATTCCCTGGCTCTTCAAGTCAGCATGTGGAAGCGTCCATGGACGAAGATACCGAATCCCCAACTACTCCTGAAGGCTGTACCACggttgtgtgtgatgtgaatgtgagtCCTTGCATTCACACATGCATTATTGTGTATATGTGGTGAATATGACATGTAGTGTAAAGAGCTTTTGGTTGGAAGATGAGAAAGAAGCTATATAAGTACAACCCATGTACATATTTGATTTGGCGAGTGTAAAAGAGTGCCTACTTTACTTCCCATGTCTTACCTTTAGTCTCTATTTACATGATGAATTTGCAGTCTGATAATGctaaaatgttatttctttgtAAGCTCGTTGTGACACCAAAGACTATAAATATAACAGAAGCATCAAAGTGCTGCATAAACTTCTGTCAATGACCTGAATTTGATTTCCTCATGCGAGTACTGACAATCGACAAAACCGTCCAATCAAGTTACCCGTCAGTCTGTGTACCTTCATGTTCACTCCTCTTAGTGTGAACAGGAAGCAGACCAGAAAGCTGCACGAAAATGCAACAACctatcatttttttccccctttgtcCAACACACCAAGTTGCAGAAGCTGATCATTCTGGACAGCGAAACACTCTCTTGTTGAGTCTGGAGCAGAAGAGTCGATGTCAGCCAGTGAGAAAGGTGTTATTACTCGTTGgtcaacacacagaaatgacacaGTCAAACATGACACAGTCCTCCTCATACACTTTTCCATGATAAAAGGTGCAGGGCACTATTGACTACACAGAGCAATGATTCTATGACAAAAAAGGGACATGATCGCTATAGGCTTGCTACCACATGGTAAACATCTGGTGTGTCCACAGTCTATTTAACAAACTAGAAGGGAACAAATTAAGTACTACAACACCTGATTCCAGGATGGTTTTGGAACATCTCCACCACATTTaatttgctctctttttttcatttgttgttttttgtgaaagaaaaaaacaaacaaaacaaacaaaaaatgacaacaaaaggGTTAATCCtacaaagagacattttttCCTTAGTGCTCTTAAAACTTGCTAACTCATAAATTCCAAATGAACTGAGTCCAATATTTGTGACACTGGAAGCAATGCATACGCGTGTCAGTCTTTCTCTCCTTGACTGATAAAAGGGGGACGAGGAGGGGGACGAGGGCATCGTGTGTGTCGGGGGGCATGATATGTTGGAGGTCATACCTAGTGAACAGACGAGGCGGGAGGTGGCCCTGTCTCCCATGCCTCGACACTGAAGTCTCTCTGCGACAGTCTCTCAGTCTCAAAGGAGGTTGGGAGGAGAAGCAGGGGGAGAAGGAAGCGAGGATGTAAACTAGGATGCTGCCAATACAGCAAAACTTATCTCATTCCAGCAGCCAGCTGGCTGCCACCTGGGTCATTGGTCCTTACTGGTGTGTTCTCGAAATGTTCCTCCTTTCAAACTGTGGTGGAGCAATTTGGTTCAACAAATGACTGGCGAGGGAGGAGCTGCTGCAATGTCctttcagctaaaaaaaaaaagaagaagtgggtACTGGGTGAAGAGAGTGGGCGATGGGAACGGCAGACGGTGTTTCAGGTTTACAGGACTAAGCTTTAACAAAGAAAGTTTTTGGCAGATGGGCCCATTGGTCACCTTCTGTGTTGGGTATCAAGAACACACCAACGTCATCCCTAAAATCTCTAAAAGATTGGAGTCTGATGAGATTGACTAACACTCAACGGTGCGCGTACGCTGTGCTTGTCAGATCTGGCAACTTTCTGAAAAAACTCCAACTAGCACGCCTACTCGAAACGgcaatttatttaattatgtgtGAAGGGTTAAACTTCTCTAAcgagcttttttttaattattattcacaAATACTACCATCACATTTTGTGTGCAACACCAAGAACGCTTTTAATGTGACTAAAATTTTACAATTCATCATCTTGagactacaaacacacagatcagtGGGATGCAGCCACAAGAACACTACAACAGATGTAGCCATTCAGAACTATAAACACTTTTCCCTTTAAGACGTGATCATACGGCACAACGTATGACACGGTTGAAGCATTCCAAGGCTTCAAAGATCACCTGTAGCAGCTCCATTCAAACTACAGCTATTAAATTTGACTTTCTAGTCTAGTACAGTTATAACTTGGTGGCGAGACGACATGTTaagcaagacaaaaaaaatacaccttCCAATAACTACTTTTATTAATTGGTTGTAAGAGAAGATTAAAAGAGTCACCTggctttttgtttcctttggacAGTGCTCAAACCTGGCAACCCCACTATGAGGACAGGACTTTCGAGATGCTGCGCGCAGACATGGCACCCAGCTGTTGTTAGTCAAAAGACGCCTCCGGCATACTGACCCGATGGCGTCTTGTTTTAACGGTTTTCTTTTACATATTAAATAAGTAATATATAAAGTTTAACAAAGACAGCCTTGGAGTTTTTGGGAGgtgtatattttaaattttaaaaagtagggCAGCAGGTTTTGCCTGCTTCTGACTGTCgagctaagctaggctaaccacaCTGCAGATGCGGGTTTGatgtacaaatatatttaaagctgcacttatcaatattttttatagtaACGATGCGTAATGTGAAAGTTGTCACCCGTCGTGATGAACCCACAGCGGcacccaactctgcagttccccctCAGCTCTGTGTAgctttttagcatctttcagctcagtgttttggttttcttagcccacaaattgaatattttaattCTCTCAGCGCCTTTATCAGCCTTGTTTTCAGCACCAGCACGCTGCAGGTTGTGGATGTTGTCAGTGAAAAGgttctgataaacccactgcaCACCTACATGCccagcaacaaacagcagatggaAATGACTGGCTGGtgggagcatttagcagctaaagagacagatattttttgGACATTGAGACAGACGTCAAAAAGGAAAGACTGGACTTGCATTTGTCTGGTGATCAGAATACTGCTCCTTATGGTAGAAATCTATATATATCGTTCTAAGGTGATGTATCAGTTCTGTTTGTAGGTTGTTCTCCCGCACCCAAATATCAattcatgcagctttaaaaacacagtacaaaCATCAGAACCATTCCTTTACGCAACAGTGTATCACCATGTGTTATCATAAGGCCAATTATCATTTGACCACTTCCAGTAAATGTAGTGTATGCTGAGTGAGCCAGAGGACTGGAGCCGACAATCTACAGCAGACACACGGATGATTACGGTGCCTATTTATTTCATTACTCAGCATGGAAGGTGACCAGCGTGCCGTTCTCCCAAAACCTGACGTTTAGGCGGGTCTTAGTGGAAGGCATCTACACCAACGCTTTTTGACTAGAACTACACATTAGATAATGACAAGAGTCAGTTTGTccaagtcacaaaaaaaaataaaaatacacattttccaAATACTCCTTTAGGGTCCTTACGTATGGAGACTGCTTTAGTTTTCTGATATATCTGcctaaaaccaaaactatctgcataAGTAGACTGACTATAAGTATGTGgggaaaatattttgttttgtgatttgaaGGAATTGTTTTGCCTGGCAGTGCAGAGAGGCCTTTAAGATTGCATGAGATATGAAAAGCCCAGAGTTGAGTTGATAAAAGTGTCCTACTGCACTAATGAAAAGCTTCAGTTTACGTACACGGACAATTGTAAGAAATGGACTGATGCTGCTATCTGGCAACGAGCTGATTCGTAGGGAAAGGAGGGTTTGAAACACGTTTAGGGTCATCAtgacacattgtttaaaaaataaaaaaataaaaagaaaagaagggaagaggagggatTGAGATACATGttgagggaggaggggtgagggacCCAGGAAGGGGACAAGATGATAGACTGCAGTGCACCTCGGCTGTGCACGGAGTTACAATCCCACCGGATCCGATGAAGGGGTGAACGGGAGGTTTCGTCTGTTAGCAAGACAGTCTGGACGGATATGAGAGGGTTCAACCGTTCATATAGTGACCACTGAACAGAGTAGAATGAGGGTGACGGACAAGTGGAGGAAGTGCCGGCACGGCACTGGTTTTGGTATATTGGTTTTGGCTGCGGTTGGTAGGTCAGTCAGGGTTGAAGGGCGGGGGGGCGGACTGAGGAGGGGTCGGGGATCTCTTGTCATGCGGGGGCGGGGAGGACGAAGAGGTCTTTGCCAGGACATCGTCTTAACTGCCGTAATGCATGGTGTTGCTGGGGATGACCATAGGTGAGGCCATGGAGATGGCAGCGCCCCCCATGGTGAACTGGTTGGTGACGGGATAGTAAGTACCGCTGCTGCTGGGGCCTGACTGGCCCGTAGTGGCTCCTGGAAGGAAGGACAAAGTGTTACGTTCAACATCCTCACCGGTGATGCCCGCACGGTACATTTCTGGTCAGCGACATAAATTGACTGTTTGTGTAAAGTgggaatttttcttttttttttttggaaaatatgacAAGTGGACATACCCTGGACAATTCCTGTGCTCATGATGGAGCCCATCCTGGAGTGGGTATGGTTTACAATTCCCGTGTTCACTGTGACCAATCAGAGAGGAAAGCACGGTTAATGATACGCACaccaaaacaacagacataAGCATGAAACACCCACACCATAAACTATCTGCTGCATCAGATTACTCACAATAGTAGAGTACAACCTGTAACTAAAGTTGAAGTGTAAGCACTGAATAAAGCTGAAGTGCCAAATTTAGATGTAAGTGTGGAGGGAAGTATCAGAATAAACTGAAGCTCTGAAAGGAGATGATGTGTTAGTTGAGGTGTGGGTGATAAATTCAGGAGTTGATAGAAAGGAGTTCAAGAGAATAAACTGAATGATGATGGTTGAAGTGTTGGCTTCAGCTGGATAACAAGTATTCAACACGATGCTTTTGAATATACTGAGAACACTTTATGCTTTGACATTCCACTTTATTGCACAGAATGATGTAATGATTCATATTAATCTGCGTGGTTTTTACTCGACTTGCGATGTCTGGTCTGAATTCCATACGTATATAGCTGCAttggaaatatgtttaatgaATGTTGAATAGTTCTCTCCTCCACTGCAATGCATGAACAGTGGTGCTTCCAGCATTTGAAGAGTAAACATCGAAAGGTTGCAGTCAAAACACGGACATGTCAGTGGTGAGGGAGCGATGAAGCAGTTGAAATATCATTAAAAGTTCAAAAGGGGGAACTATATACTAACAGTTATTTGTAGAAAACACTATCAACTACAGAGTTACACAAAGATGTTAGAACATTGTTGACTGGTAACATAAGCATGTCATTCACAGATACTGTTCTTTCAACATCGAGTTAGAGTGTAGGAGCTCATCTGCTGtccatgaaatgttttaaaacacttAATCACCAGAGTTCAATAAGACACCAGAGAAATGGACACTTCTGTCATATCAGTTATATTCACGCATGCAGACGTTCTGTCGCTCTCCTATTTGTCCCCCACTGCAATAAGCTCCATGAGATGTTGAGGAGTCAGCGGGAGCTGTGAATCGTACCCAAGGGGATGAGGTTGTTGTGAGACACTGACGGGCCGCTGCCGATGACTGTACTGAGGTCATAAGCTGCAGGCATccctggaggagagagacaggaaacaaaccaATCAACATTTactacaaagacaaacataatcAGCAGCTTCAGTATCTTCTTCATTTGGCATGGGCCTGCTGACACCATGTGACTTGGGTCAACAGCAGAGCAAGCAGTGACAAGGACGGAGTTGGGCATTCTACAGCGGGAGCTCTGCACAAAAACAATTCACCAACTCATGATTATGGATCATAACATACTGGCAGTTTCGTAATAGATGGATTCAATAACAAAAAGTAGGTCCGTTACTAATTTGAGAGATTCAATCAAATGTTCTTTAACGGTCAGCCCAATTTCAAAGTTCAAAGCTCGATGTTCAACAGACCcttcagctcagtttgtaaaatgttttgatgaatCTGGATATTCAAAGTCTGCCACCCCATCCTGCTATCATTCTTGAGATTTCGGTTCAGGTCCACTACCATCTGTGTCGGTGTCCAGTCTCTGAAATGTTCTTATGTCTGGTTCAAAGCACTGGTTttaaaaacaggtgtgtgtgtctgtttcttcttttctgtggGATGTGGCATCACATCTTTCAAGTGTATGCAACATTTATAAATTGAGGACCCATGTGTGcattatacacatacatattagTGTAGTGGGTAAGTCCTTAATGACATGTAGCCATTGTAACAGATTTACAGTTGGTCTGTTTCTGAACACGACAGGTGATACTAAATCCAGGTTCCAGTTATAATTTTACACTGTAATTAATGAGGCAGGATATAAAAGCACTACAGGgaagtttaagtttaaatatCCAGGTGATAGTCTGATTCATAtacatgtgtttgtctgtgtgcactgTAGACTGTTTGCAGTGTGAAGAGTAGATTAGTAGTTTGAATtggtatttttaaaatcataaccagctgtgtgctgtttttcatGGTATGGAGGGTCAAACCCAGCCAATGCCCATCTTAAATTAAGATGCTGTGTAGCTCTAAGGTCTCTGCCATGGACCAAGTTTGTTGATGAAAAACTTACCTGAAAATGTccttcatttctgtcatttcttaTATAACTAAAGTATGAAACTAATGGGGAATATACATCATAGCGTACCCTGTGAAGTCAaccaaatggaaaataaattgatGTCTCCAACTTCAAAAtgtgtcattccctgtctcttaCACTTCTATATTActgaaatatgaagctgggTGCCCCCTGTAAACACATGGAGGATGTGTTTCATCTaccagtgtttatgtgtgtgttcacctgatACAGCCATCCCCTGACTCATGCTGTAGGCCGAACCCGTGTTCCACATGTTCTCGGATGGGGACGTGTAGTGTGAGCCAGGAGGGGGGTTTGGGGTGGAGCCTGTGTACCTGCAAACACATACGCAAACACGTTAGACCATCTTAAGGGAGACGGGGCGGTGCTTCTCACATCGACTGCTGTGTTTGAAAACGGTGCCGTCCAGAGCTGTAGCTTGTTACTGGGCTCAAGACACCAACTCACCTGAAAAAGGGGTTCTTCAAGTCCAGGAGATTGCTGGAC contains the following coding sequences:
- the yipf2 gene encoding protein YIPF2, translating into MASPNDLQFQEFEEAAELLSADPGASTLSMSSSKNTTTTAAATAGGGEDVKLDLSDDEEGQEESSELLGGQKATGGFWTFEYYQSFFNVDTMQVLDRVKGSMMPLPGRNFIKHHLRSNPDLYGPFWICVTLVFSVAISGNLSTFLTKMGTSTYHYRPQFHRVTIAAVVIFMYAWLVPIGLWGFLTWRQGTERQIGGYSFLETVCVYGYSLFIYIPTSVLWIIPYEWVRWTLIVVAMVISGSVLVLTFWPVVRDDTKVMAVATVATIVVLHTLLAIGCKMYFFQTAVHVPASDPTAQPIQLTQPTEHH